The DNA segment GTGCACGCATGTAGAGTACCTCTAGGTGTGTACGTCCCGTTTATACCCTAAAAAACAGTGAGTTGCAGGACAAGGGAGCAGTAAACCGCACAATCATATGTACTGCTCTTCTGTAACTTGGAGTAATGTCCCGTGCATATAATGGCTGATGAGTAGGCAGCTTCTGGGGTTTTCTTGGAAAAATAAAAAGCCCGACGAAGTGGTTCGTGTCTCCTCTGTCAAAAGGTACCCAGCTGGTTGCTTGGTCACCGGAGCTTGGCTTAACCAGAAACCAAGCCAGGCACAGATTCCTCGGTTCAGTTCACCGTGCCTCCGTCCtggatttttgtttctttcatgcTTGAGAACAGGGCCACTTCGTTTCTTTAATTTGTTTCTTCTACCCTATGTGCACCTTTGCttaagaaggaagaagaaagggtatGTATGGTATGCGATGACATTCAGAAAGATACTACTACTATGAGTATAGTGGTACAGAAATGTCACCACCAAGAGTAGTGGCGTCAAAATTGCTAATTTAACTAGATGCATGTGTGATCCTGAAATCCTATCTTTGTCATCAGACACAACGGATTTTGCAGGCTCACCAGTTCATGTCAAGATGGTGCAACTAGTATACTGATAATCATTTTGCAACCGATCGCATTGAATTGGTTGAAACAGCTTTCTGTATTATTAGTACCTTTTTGGCGTTtcagatcttttttttttcagcttcaACTCATAATCTCAGATGATAATGCTATGTAACGCAAGGTACCCATAAGTTAACATTTTTATCAACCAGACAGCGGCAGTAAGACGAAATGTCAACTCAGATCATGGCGCAAGAGCAGTTTggtttgcaaaaaaaatggtTTTTTCCCACTGAGTAATCCCATGAAAACAAGAACAGATCACTAGTAAATAATCTAAGCAGGGatttgatctctctctctctctctcttgcaagCAAAGAGGATCGATCCCTTTGTTTCTTGTTTATCCCCTCCCCATTCGATTCCATCGCCAGGCCTATGTACAAAAATATTACAGGATTTTGTTTTTTCGGGGATCATCAGTCATCACCTCGAAAAAGGGCGCTCGCTCGTCATCATAGCTCCTTCTTGTCGGTGCTGTCGGCGCGCGCGGAGCCGCCGTCGTCGCAGACGCCGCGCTTGCCGTAGCAATGCAGGAACACCCAGAGCAGGGCGCCGTTGAGCAGCGTGTTGAACACCCACGCGCCGATGCCGCTGCACCCGCCGCCGACGACGCTGAAGTGCATCCACACGACGCCAACGTGGCAGGCCAGGTTGCACCCGAGCAGCGCGAGGTGGCAGGCCAGCGCGACGGGAGCGGCACGGGCTGCGCGCGCGGCGGGGAGACCCGCGCCGACCCAGAACCGGAAGCCGAAGGCGACGGCGTGCGCCAGCGTGGAGGCGAGGATGGCGAGCACCTGGAACGACTGCGAGAACTCGAGCCAGAGGAACGCCATGGCGATGGAGGCCGCGTGTGCGAACACCCTCGCCGCggcgccgcgccggcgccgcagcACCGCGAAGACGCCCCGCGCCGCGTGGAGGTACCGGGAGAGGTAGTAGGCGTAGGACCAGAAGAAGACGCGACCCGAGGAGCGCGTCCCGGGCGGGAAGCAGAGCAGCCACCGGAACGGCGTGGTGCGGCTGCGCCCGAGCCACGACCACCGCGTGTCCCGTATCTCGGCCACCGCCGAGAGCAGCGTCCCCGCGAAGATGGCCGCCGACACGGCCGCCATGAGCAGCGCGTGCGCGGCCGGCACGGGGCCCAGCGGGAGCGCCTTCCGTCGGCGCAGCGCGGCGCCAAGAAAGGCGTCGAAGGCTAGGCAGAGCGCGACGTAGGAGGCGAGGAAGCCGAGGAGGAAGGCCCAGGTCGAGAACCAGAGGTGGGTGGGGCTCCAGCGGAAGCCGACGATGGCCGGATGCTCGGCGAGCCAATAGGCGGTGGCGCCCATGAGGAAAAGGAGCTGAGGAGGTGGTTTGTTGCCGTTGTACGGTGTGGAGGATGGAAAGGGATTTGGGGGAGAGGGCGATGGATATATATAGAGGCCCAACGCCATTACAGGAGGTTGGTTGCcttctttcttgagcttcaGCCCCTCCATCTGTCTGTCGGTCAAGCCTCATCGCCTATTCTGTTTCTTCCTTTTTATTCAGAGGTTTCTTTCTATGTTCAAATTCTGACTTTCATTTCTGTTTTATGAGTTTCCAGAACTCTTTTTGAGACCAATGGATGAACTTTTTTCTAGATGAGGCCATGAAATTCGTCTAAGAAATGTGCTTCTCATCTACTATTATTAGCCCGGGGTTGCTCATCGTTTTGGGGTCACCAAGCACGGTTTTCATGCTATGCCGGCGCACCTCGAGCAGCTTGCATACACTTCCTTAATCAGATGCGTATGCTCGGTTGAGGTTCGTGAGTCATGAGAAATTCGTGTCTCGCGATCCAATGTTGTCTCTCCAAATGAAACACTCTACAGGATCCATTCACTGGCAACTTAATCAGAAAAAGAAATGAAGCAAACCCATATTTTTAACCAAACAAAGCAAGGCAAGAAAAATCAGGTGACCAGCGCTGAATCTTCAAAGGCAAAAATTTACAAGCCCCAAGGCTGCTCCTACTAGTATTGTTTAACGAATACATAGCAGGTCGGCGGTCGGCACCGTTAGTTGCATTTGATAATCTCCTCCTGCCCTCAGTTTAATTTAGCAAACTGCCAATGCTGATTAGTTTAATCTTCTGCCGTCGGTTTCACGAGCTCCTCTAATTAATCCGGCTTATCTCCTCCACTGCATCAGTTGCTCTGTCCTTCCTGAATCAGCTTTTGTGAGTTGTGGCTGcctacaaaaacaaaaacaattcCGCTGTTCTAGACGCGACACTGGACAAAAGCAATAGAATTTGTCAAAACATGCATGCAATGCCCTTGGAATATGAATCTTGGAATTTGTCAAAGCATCTTTCTAGAGTTTGGATAAAGGTTGCTTGCTGCAACTTCACTGAAAGTCTGAAACCAAAGGAATCCCCGGCCCCGTTTCTTTTCTCCATCACAAGTTTGCTGGGGCTTTCCCTTTCTAGAATCTGGGTTGGGTTGCTTCATTCTCCGTAACTCTTAATACTACTAGCTTGCAGCAGGTGATCATGACTAAATTGACAGCAAAGAGTTGCTCTCAGTTTTGGTTTGCCTGCAACTTAATACCTGAAAAGGGATTCTGATGCCCCGGCTGCAGCTAGCGTTTCATGAGAGTAAATGAAGACGATTGCGCTGCCCTACAAACCGCTTGCTTTTGATGAGAAAGGAATGGCACCGGAAAAGACCCTGGAGCAGGAGAAGCTCATTGAAACATTAGGTTGCTGAATGAAACGAGGGAAAGTGTTAGATTATTATAACAAAGCAAGCGTGGAATGGAATTCATCTTTACTCATGTTACAGTGGTGAAGCATCTTCAGAAACTAGTAAACGTGCACGTGTAATACACGTGGAATCaatattgtcggaggattaactcctatcgcagggatcccgagagacctctttttagagattcggccgggggatgatcctgaataagttcgtcggagaaataaatggaagtggatgtaaatgcaacggccggtggtgggggatgatcgacctagtgtaAAGAggaataaatgcaccggagtttagacaggttcgggccgcacgggggcgtaatatcctactcctgtatagatgaattaactgtcctgagggaggtcccccgaggatgtatctggttacaagaatattgtgtctaactaagagcttgaggctccttgtttcTTGGCAGAAGCTTTGCTCAGGCTAGCTCACAATGTATTCGTCTGTTGGCTTGATTCGTTATGGGGTTCGTCTTCTGTGTCTCTCCTTCGTCTTCTTTGTCCCTCCGGTGTGTCCACTCTTTTATACACTCGCCGGctacgacataccccgaacgggaaggaaggggtacaagttccaagacgccatgactgaaaaaggcgtcatcattttctctgggcgaaatgactggggcggtggaaaaaagcGCGACGCGCGTctggtcactcgtcactgtggacgccctgtcAACGgacgccgttgagagggcccaccgggcagccacaggggcacccggcgtgcccgtcctatCTTGTTCCTCTGCTGCGACAGGGCGgtaggcggaacgccttgatcctggcaatgcTATCTCGAAACACACCGGGTGATACGGGACGGGGCTCGTGCAATTAATacccccacgcccctctgccaaagcatggcaggagctgacgctgcggcgggagcagttggatatgtcaggccacgcgtgcccattcaatgcggccttggacctctgacgggcagACActtcatcggtgggccccttgggggcctccctgggtcgtcggggaaccgagtgctcgggggtaccgttgacctccccgagcactctctcccgagaatgcttatccacgtcctcggggcaccgggtaCTCGGAGGTACCGttgacctccccgagcactcttgtacgaaccttcggggaaccgagagcccggggacTGCCacacgcaaccccgagcaccctctcccgagcacgtTTATActgaccttcggggaaccgtgcgcccGGGGGCTGTTGTGcgcagcccccaagcactctctcccgaggcttagctcttctgatcgtcgggggactagggtgctcgggggcgaccgggcgcctccccgagcactttcttcccgggaCTTAGACTTTTCTCACCCCGCGGGGGGAACCTCGCGGggtggtgccacgtggcggacagctggcctggcctcgggactcagggacccccggttcctgatacaccgataaaTATGTTACAACATGAGTAGAGAATTTTCACAACACAAAATAGTTTATTGGTAAAGCATAAACAAAATAACACCATAAATCCATGTACCTCGTGCTTTTTATAAAGGTATAGATAAAAATCTCACGATGTTTcaggtaaaagaaaaaaaagaaaacttaaaGCTCTATGTCCATAACATTTGACCACGCTAGGCTATCTCCAACatatactctaaaaatttatctcgtataatactattacagtatcctctaacactattataatatcTCCTATTTTTTATCTCCAATAACTACTCTATTTTTTACCTTATATTACTCTCTTTCTACCTTAGAACTCACAGACATACTTAGAGAATAGTGATGCGAATCCTCAAAACCTTCAGCAAATTTACCGACCGTCAGCCCCAAAAATGCCGATGCCTGCAAAACCGTAGGGCCGGTATACCCAGGCGATCGGCAAATCCTCGGCATAGTAGCCGGCAACAATAATGTAGATGGAGATGACGATGCTCTCGGAGAAGGCCTTAGATCAGATATCTTGCAACAGTAGAGATCAGTATAACATGCCAGTCTTTTTTTTCCAGAAGAGAAGAAATATCATCCCCAATGACAATATAAACGAGTCCATGATTGACAGTTGGACACTGGATTCGAGGCAGGTAGTGCTGGCCGGCGATCGGTCAGGTTGGGACGCCGTCCAAGACGGggcagaagaaagaagaaagggtGGAAATCATGCACGCGACGTCCAAGACGGGGCAGAAGAAAGAAGATCGAGTTCCTTTCAAGAAGACAAGGAAATAACAGTAGAGAAAAAGAAGATCGAGAGGTCGACGACGACAATGAACAGGACAGGCGACTGAAGAATTTTCAGACCTAGCTAGTGCGTACGTAGTAGCTTAGATCGATGGGACGTGAGCCAAACGTACACCACCCGTTTTAAGCTCCATCGTCCGCGTCACCGCAACAACGAAGCCTCCAAAAATAAAGACAGATGAGACGCTGATGCTGGCTATATAGTACAAGATACACAGTTCCAAAAATTGGTGATGAAATCAAGTGACTAATCGCTGGTCTTAAAGGAGGGGATGGTGATGAAATCGAGTGATGTTTCATAAACGCACAAGGAAACTAGGGTCGGTTGCGTTCGCGGCTTGGGATAGGGTTTTCTCGCCGCCGTTGCTCTTggtctctctcctcctctttctcgGAGAACCTCATCAAAAATAAGTAAGAGTAGGATCATATCTTTTTCGTATATCTTATATAGGATCTGATTATATTATCtttgtaattattttatt comes from the Phragmites australis chromosome 22, lpPhrAust1.1, whole genome shotgun sequence genome and includes:
- the LOC133904432 gene encoding elongation of fatty acids protein 3-like, translated to MEGLKLKKEGNQPPVMALGLYIYPSPSPPNPFPSSTPYNGNKPPPQLLFLMGATAYWLAEHPAIVGFRWSPTHLWFSTWAFLLGFLASYVALCLAFDAFLGAALRRRKALPLGPVPAAHALLMAAVSAAIFAGTLLSAVAEIRDTRWSWLGRSRTTPFRWLLCFPPGTRSSGRVFFWSYAYYLSRYLHAARGVFAVLRRRRGAAARVFAHAASIAMAFLWLEFSQSFQVLAILASTLAHAVAFGFRFWVGAGLPAARAARAAPVALACHLALLGCNLACHVGVVWMHFSVVGGGCSGIGAWVFNTLLNGALLWVFLHCYGKRGVCDDGGSARADSTDKKEL